The following are encoded in a window of Flavobacterium cupriresistens genomic DNA:
- a CDS encoding S9 family peptidase yields MIPHNLKYNVSKDLLNKSVVCCIMLLMLLTSFAGFSQSNGKKQLTAEDYHLWSSLKVEKLSEKAKWVSYSVYYENGNDTLFVKNNKGTVTYNFPKASKGEFIGDSWFSSMSFKRELLVTDLLTSKQEIIAKVLRYDLRVGTKDIILLKKQSDGKKELELKNVATNKSVILNDIDNYWYNQEADALVYTTKSESNITVALLNLRDKTTTVISSNPNVFEYSDIVWQKSAKSIAFLQQPLEGDKKIIRTCVGYYTIAEHKLYTFNPARQDNFPTDMEVIVSSFAYLNISEDGKRIFFGLQKTLIPVDPSQVQTWSTQDKFLYPAKVQLADWDRTAKVAVWWPQQNRFNCITSNEFPKMMLSGDQKQALLYNPQHYEPQANRDAPLDIYILNLERGDRKLVLQNQLGGETGVSVSIYEKQIVYFKDKHWWVYDIENDLHKNLTQKLGVCFSDEDSDWPEEASPYGNPGWVQEDQILFIYDKYDIWSITLDGRSAVRLTRGRKNKTVYRIVSQSKDEFNKMNYDGSFKNQFQPNERLLIKTEALQHTGYCFWDKKNGLQPLLDKKMYTSQFLTSAKSETYVYVEQNFNLPPRLVIKESLNSKEKMHFQSNPQHFKYNWGSSKLITYTNSNGAVLNGVLFYPAHYHTDTKYPMVVHVYEMQSKELYNYVNPSQYNPTGFNIANFTSRGYFVFLPDIVYEIGNPGSSAVDCVLSATKKVLATESSVDSTRIGLIGHSYGGYETDYIITQTNMFKTAVAGAAITDYISGYLRVAWGLQKPNFWHYEFGQLRIGKSLYEDYAAYLRNSPVYHADKVKTPLLSWAGEQDSVVHYYQSIEFHLALRRLGKINTMLIYPGEDHVLMEEKHQQDLTGRIEQWFDYYLKAEKKPEWL; encoded by the coding sequence ATGATACCTCATAACCTAAAATATAATGTAAGTAAAGATCTGCTGAACAAATCAGTGGTTTGCTGCATAATGCTTCTCATGCTCTTGACTTCATTTGCCGGATTTAGCCAGAGCAATGGTAAAAAGCAGCTTACTGCGGAAGATTATCATTTATGGAGTTCCCTTAAAGTAGAAAAACTCTCTGAAAAAGCAAAATGGGTAAGCTACTCTGTTTATTATGAAAATGGTAATGATACCTTGTTTGTTAAAAATAATAAAGGGACTGTGACCTATAATTTTCCCAAAGCAAGTAAAGGAGAGTTTATCGGCGATAGCTGGTTTTCTTCAATGTCCTTTAAGAGAGAACTTCTAGTTACAGACTTGTTAACTTCAAAGCAAGAGATTATTGCCAAGGTGCTCAGGTATGATTTGAGAGTCGGAACCAAAGATATAATCCTTTTGAAAAAGCAGTCCGATGGAAAAAAAGAGTTGGAACTGAAAAATGTAGCCACCAATAAATCCGTTATTTTAAATGATATTGACAACTACTGGTATAATCAAGAAGCCGATGCATTGGTCTATACAACAAAATCTGAAAGCAATATTACAGTTGCGCTGCTCAATTTACGTGATAAAACCACAACTGTAATAAGCAGTAATCCTAACGTTTTTGAATATTCTGATATCGTTTGGCAAAAGAGTGCAAAATCCATAGCTTTTTTGCAGCAGCCTTTGGAAGGGGACAAAAAAATAATCCGTACTTGCGTTGGGTATTATACTATAGCAGAACATAAGTTATATACTTTTAATCCGGCTCGGCAGGATAATTTCCCAACTGATATGGAGGTTATCGTGTCTTCTTTTGCCTATCTCAATATTTCTGAAGATGGTAAAAGAATATTCTTTGGATTACAGAAAACTTTAATTCCTGTGGATCCTTCACAAGTACAAACTTGGAGTACGCAAGATAAATTTCTTTATCCTGCAAAAGTACAACTTGCTGACTGGGACAGAACAGCAAAAGTAGCTGTCTGGTGGCCACAGCAGAACCGCTTTAACTGTATTACGAGCAATGAATTTCCGAAAATGATGTTAAGTGGAGATCAAAAACAGGCTTTGCTTTACAATCCGCAGCATTACGAGCCACAGGCAAACCGTGACGCTCCTCTGGATATTTATATTTTAAATCTTGAAAGAGGGGATCGGAAATTAGTATTGCAAAATCAATTAGGAGGTGAAACGGGGGTTAGTGTTTCTATATACGAAAAGCAAATTGTTTATTTTAAAGACAAGCATTGGTGGGTTTATGATATAGAGAACGATCTACATAAGAATCTTACCCAAAAACTCGGAGTATGCTTTTCAGATGAGGATTCCGACTGGCCTGAAGAAGCAAGTCCTTACGGTAATCCGGGATGGGTCCAAGAAGACCAAATACTTTTTATTTATGACAAGTATGATATCTGGAGTATCACTCTAGATGGAAGAAGTGCGGTTAGACTCACTAGGGGACGCAAAAATAAAACAGTCTATAGAATCGTCTCCCAATCTAAAGACGAGTTCAATAAAATGAATTACGACGGCAGTTTTAAAAATCAGTTTCAACCCAATGAAAGGTTACTAATCAAAACCGAAGCACTACAACATACAGGATATTGCTTTTGGGATAAGAAAAATGGTTTACAGCCATTATTGGACAAAAAAATGTACACCAGCCAGTTTTTAACCTCTGCAAAGAGTGAGACTTATGTTTATGTTGAACAAAACTTTAATTTACCACCGAGATTAGTTATAAAAGAAAGCCTTAATTCAAAAGAAAAAATGCATTTTCAAAGCAACCCACAACATTTTAAATACAATTGGGGAAGCTCCAAGCTGATTACCTATACCAATTCCAATGGGGCTGTTTTAAATGGCGTTTTATTCTATCCTGCCCACTATCATACGGATACAAAATACCCTATGGTGGTGCATGTTTACGAAATGCAATCCAAAGAATTGTACAACTATGTGAACCCATCGCAGTATAACCCAACAGGATTTAATATTGCCAATTTTACATCACGAGGGTACTTCGTCTTTTTACCCGATATCGTATATGAAATTGGAAATCCGGGATCTTCTGCTGTTGATTGTGTATTATCCGCCACAAAAAAAGTCCTTGCTACTGAATCATCTGTTGACAGCACCCGAATAGGTCTTATTGGACATTCCTATGGAGGTTATGAAACGGATTATATCATCACACAGACCAATATGTTTAAAACCGCAGTAGCAGGCGCAGCCATTACCGATTATATAAGCGGTTACCTTCGGGTAGCATGGGGACTTCAAAAGCCTAATTTTTGGCACTATGAATTTGGACAATTGAGAATAGGCAAATCACTGTATGAAGATTACGCTGCGTATCTCAGAAACTCTCCAGTATATCATGCGGATAAAGTAAAAACTCCATTGTTGTCATGGGCAGGCGAACAGGACAGTGTGGTACATTATTACCAGAGTATTGAATTTCATTTGGCACTTAGGCGGCTCGGAAAGATAAATACGATGCTGATTTATCCCGGAGAAGATCATGTCCTTATGGAAGAAAAACATCAGCAAGACTTGACTGGACGAATTGAACAGTGGTTTGATTATTACTTAAAAGCAGAGAAAAAACCAGAATGGCTTTAA
- a CDS encoding DUF6520 family protein produces MKTNLTKQVLPVVVFALATVGAFTTHAMNERSETAAPIRGYIKLNPEATSCEEHDMCSTTNNGTICRVGLLPTGAQLFGKNSANQCKVPVYKP; encoded by the coding sequence ATGAAAACAAATTTAACCAAACAGGTTTTACCTGTTGTGGTATTTGCACTTGCAACAGTTGGTGCATTTACAACCCATGCCATGAATGAACGTTCTGAAACAGCAGCGCCAATTCGAGGGTATATCAAATTGAACCCAGAAGCAACCTCTTGTGAAGAGCATGATATGTGTTCAACAACCAATAATGGAACCATCTGTAGAGTTGGTTTATTACCAACTGGTGCGCAATTATTTGGTAAAAATTCTGCCAACCAATGTAAGGTTCCAGTTTATAAACCTTGA
- a CDS encoding DoxX family protein, protein MKLTQSHKRIFIEVICLLYILLFVYAAISKLLDFENFRVQLGQSPLLSAFAGLIAWIIPLLELFIAVLIFVKRWRIIGLFGAFSLMVMFATYIYIILNYSSFVPCSCGGILEKLGWGEHLFFNLVFIILAAAGILLLVVEMPKVHFISKPAALASAFSITVLFSIGIVNLLFLLSEDIIQHRNNFVRRFAGTATKVNDIDLRFSSYYFAGASKDKIYLGSHTAPLLVTVLDTALQIKNELKIHPNRTNFLFQSVQVRILPPNFYLIDGSVSVIYKGNINNWKAQVKWNGSTTFSHYQLMDSLTLIFRSNSNINGESILGSLHFGSKPKIRFNKNLLQKQIDGIFDVDGTLHYDKDIQKLVYVYLYRNQFIVADSLLNLSYRGKTIDTVSKAQIKVTTVASRQEMKFSAPPVIVNKTSAVYKNLLFVNSALLGKYEPAEMWKDASVIDIYDLNTNSYKGSFYIYHIKNEKLKNFFILGNNFYGFIGPYLVHYKLSKRLINSYQDISQK, encoded by the coding sequence ATGAAACTGACCCAATCCCATAAGCGTATTTTTATAGAAGTAATTTGTCTTCTTTACATCCTGTTATTTGTGTATGCTGCAATAAGCAAACTATTGGATTTTGAGAACTTCCGTGTGCAGTTGGGACAATCCCCTTTGCTAAGCGCTTTTGCCGGCTTAATTGCATGGATTATACCTCTGCTTGAATTATTCATTGCAGTATTGATTTTTGTAAAAAGATGGAGGATTATAGGTCTTTTTGGCGCTTTTAGCCTGATGGTTATGTTTGCTACATATATCTATATTATTTTGAATTACAGTTCATTTGTCCCTTGTTCCTGTGGAGGGATTCTTGAAAAGTTAGGATGGGGTGAGCATCTTTTTTTTAATTTAGTTTTCATAATTCTGGCAGCAGCAGGTATCCTGCTACTGGTCGTAGAGATGCCAAAAGTGCACTTTATTTCAAAGCCTGCTGCGCTCGCAAGTGCCTTTTCTATAACTGTTCTTTTTAGTATTGGTATTGTTAACTTGCTATTTCTATTATCAGAAGACATAATCCAACATCGAAATAATTTTGTTCGCCGTTTTGCCGGAACTGCCACAAAAGTTAACGACATCGATCTGAGATTTAGTTCTTATTATTTTGCTGGAGCTTCAAAAGACAAGATATATCTAGGGAGTCATACTGCGCCTTTATTGGTGACAGTCTTGGATACAGCCTTACAGATAAAAAATGAGCTTAAGATTCATCCCAATCGTACCAATTTTTTATTCCAGTCTGTCCAAGTTCGAATTTTACCACCTAATTTTTATCTTATTGATGGCTCTGTTTCTGTTATTTATAAAGGGAATATAAACAATTGGAAGGCGCAAGTAAAATGGAATGGATCTACTACTTTTTCCCATTACCAGCTTATGGATTCGCTCACATTGATATTCCGTTCCAACAGTAATATAAACGGGGAAAGCATACTTGGGTCACTCCATTTTGGCAGTAAACCAAAAATACGTTTCAATAAAAACCTGCTTCAGAAACAAATCGATGGGATTTTTGATGTGGATGGAACGTTGCATTACGATAAAGACATTCAGAAGCTCGTATACGTTTATCTCTACCGCAATCAATTTATCGTAGCAGATAGTTTGCTTAATCTTAGCTATCGAGGTAAGACCATAGACACTGTAAGTAAAGCTCAGATTAAAGTAACAACTGTAGCAAGCCGGCAGGAAATGAAATTTTCAGCACCTCCTGTAATTGTCAATAAAACAAGTGCTGTTTACAAAAATTTATTGTTTGTCAATTCAGCACTGTTAGGGAAATACGAACCTGCTGAAATGTGGAAAGACGCCAGTGTTATTGATATATATGACCTCAATACCAATTCCTATAAGGGTAGTTTTTACATCTATCATATTAAAAACGAAAAGCTAAAAAACTTCTTTATTCTAGGTAACAATTTTTACGGATTTATTGGACCCTACTTAGTTCATTATAAATTAAGCAAGAGACTAATAAACTCTTATCAAGATATAAGTCAAAAATAA
- a CDS encoding helix-turn-helix domain-containing protein: MKKERNQQRIRNIYDMLLEMSVGNFTYYIPRTKRDDDIEGLVVLVNMLAEEMKEAIFYAGYINPNYTYKYLMPAVFILDSQFIIKSFSPQIPDILGRSCDHIIGQSYNNLLTRESEILLVGFKEKLNSDPSYTTTLQLVYVTPQQLLVPSFCVISPLVGCDEIFVCSITTLIKESKDIHNSFSEILRENTNGSMRSAEAHLIQNVYDYIIGHLDTSLPSLRELSQIFGINEFKLKHGFRELFSTSIYQFYNEQRLKNAHLLIEQSSLPLKEIAYRSGFSTYANFSKSFKKKFDYAPNELKRLVKNSPK, encoded by the coding sequence ATGAAGAAAGAAAGAAATCAACAACGAATTCGAAACATATATGATATGCTCCTCGAAATGTCAGTAGGGAATTTTACCTACTACATACCACGTACTAAAAGAGATGATGACATAGAAGGACTGGTGGTGTTGGTAAATATGTTAGCCGAAGAAATGAAAGAAGCAATCTTCTATGCCGGATATATTAATCCAAACTATACGTATAAATACCTAATGCCTGCTGTTTTTATTCTTGACAGTCAGTTTATCATCAAAAGTTTCAGCCCCCAGATACCTGATATACTTGGGCGGAGTTGCGACCACATTATTGGTCAAAGCTATAACAATCTGCTCACTCGGGAATCAGAAATTTTACTTGTTGGATTTAAAGAAAAACTGAATTCAGATCCCTCTTATACTACGACGCTACAATTAGTGTATGTTACTCCACAGCAATTGTTAGTTCCAAGTTTTTGTGTCATTTCACCTCTGGTAGGATGTGATGAAATATTTGTGTGTTCAATTACAACTTTAATTAAAGAAAGCAAAGATATTCATAACTCATTTTCAGAGATACTACGAGAAAACACAAACGGTTCCATGCGATCTGCCGAAGCACATCTGATTCAAAATGTTTACGATTATATCATTGGACATTTAGATACCTCATTGCCTTCTTTAAGGGAATTATCACAAATTTTTGGAATCAATGAATTCAAATTAAAGCATGGGTTCAGAGAATTATTTAGCACAAGCATTTATCAGTTTTATAATGAGCAGAGACTTAAAAACGCTCATCTTTTAATAGAACAAAGCTCATTACCTTTAAAAGAAATTGCATACCGTAGCGGTTTTTCAACCTATGCAAATTTTTCAAAATCTTTTAAGAAAAAATTTGATTACGCCCCTAATGAGCTCAAAAGATTGGTGAAAAATTCTCCTAAGTGA